The following are encoded together in the Budorcas taxicolor isolate Tak-1 chromosome 4, Takin1.1, whole genome shotgun sequence genome:
- the MPLKIP gene encoding M-phase-specific PLK1-interacting protein, producing MQRQNFRPPTPPYPGPGVGGWGNGSSFRGTPSGGGPRPPSPRDGYGSPHHTPPYGPRSRPYGSGLSPRHGGSFPGGRFGSPSPGGYPGNYSKSPAGSQQQFGYSPGQQQTHPQGSPRTSTPFGSGRGREKRMSNELESYFKPSMLEDPWAGLEPVSVVDISQQYSNTQTFTGKKGRYFC from the exons ATGCAGCGACAGAATTTTCGACCCCCGACTCCTCCTTACCCCGGCCCGGGTGTAGGAGGTTGGGGTAACGGGAGCAGCTTCCGGGGTACCCCGAGCGGAGGCGGACCGCGGCCGCCATCCCCGCGGGACGGGTACGGGAGTCCACACCACACGCCGCCGTACGGGCCCCGATCTAGGCCCTACGGGAGCGGCCTCTCTCCGCGACACGGCGGCAGCTTCCCTGGGGGCCGGTTCGGGTCTCCGTCCCCTGGCGGCTACCCTGGCAACTACTCCAAGTCCCCCGCGGGGTCCCAGCAGCAATTCGGCTACTCCCCAGGGCAGCAGCAGACCCACCCCCAG ggTTCTCCAAGGACATCTACACCATTTGGATCAGGGCGtggtagagaaaagagaatgtcTAATGAGTTGGAGAGTTATTTCAAGCCTTCAATGCTTGAAGACCCTTGGGCTGGCCTAGAACCAGTATCTGTAGTGGATATAAGCCAACAATACAGCAATACGCAAACATTCACAGGCAAAAAAGGAAGATACTTTTGttaa